One segment of Thunnus thynnus chromosome 19, fThuThy2.1, whole genome shotgun sequence DNA contains the following:
- the osbp2a gene encoding oxysterol-binding protein 2 translates to MNELVKSLPSPTLPGIHLPCVDACKGWLFKWTNYLKGYQRRWFVLSNGLLSYYRTQAEMAHTCRGTIPLATAHIEVGDTCHMVLTSGGRSYHLKATSEGECQRWVSALQQAKASATLLMHHSDDSGDEGPVQQEDRALTQGVLKSLASKLDDLSTCNELIGKHGAALQRSLSELEELRGSCDSTDKVKAVNERATLFRITSNAMINACRDFLDVAESQSRRWQKALQYEREQRHHLEETIEQLAKQHNNLERAWRENPTSYTGVERSQEGDASDENDEAEFFDAMEESPAFITVTATGDIKHKRSGSNQSMMSGVVPNDWTHNENDTSGTNHMQLRRTRRSRIPDKPNYSLNLWSIMKNCIGKDLSKIPMPVNFNEPLSMLQRLTEDLEYSELLDRAARCDSSLEQMCLVAAFSVSSYSTTVHRTAKPFNPLLGETYELDRLDEYGYRSISEQVSHHPPAAAHHVTSQRGWTLWQHITIDSKFRGKYISVVPLGNIHLQFHSSGNHYVWSKVTSTVHNIIVGKLWIDQSGDIDIVNNTTKDTCHLKFSPYSYFSREVPRKVTGVVEDREGTAHYILSGTWDEKMESAKIVDSSQGCGNSEGKQKTVYQTLQPKLLWKKYPLPDNAENMHFFSSLALTLNEQEEGIAPTDSRLRPDQRLMEVGLWDEANGQKQRLEERQRLERKKREAQANQALEEGQDIEVYQPMWFEKRTDDTTGESTYIYRGGYWEAKDRQDWSQCPEIF, encoded by the exons ATGAACGAGCTGGTGAAGAGTTTGCCCTCGCCGACTCTCCCGGGGATCCATCTCCCGTGTGTGGATGCCTGCAAAGGCTGGCTCTTTAAATGGACCAACTACCTGAAGGGCTACCAGAGGCGGTGGTTCGTCCTCAGTAACGGCCTGCTGTCCTATTACAG GACTCAGGCAGAGATGGCGCACACTTGCCGGGGCACCATTCCCTTGGCAACCGCACACATCGAGGTGGGTGACACCTGCCATATGGTGTTAACTAGCGGGGGCCGAAGCTACCACCTGAAGGCCACTTCCGAGGGAGAGTGTCAGCGATGGGTGTCAGCCCTGCAGCAAGCTAAAGCCAGTGCCACTCTCCTGATGCATCACTCCG ATGACTCAGGAGATGAAGGCCCCGTACAGCAGGAGGACCGAGCCCTAACCCAAGGGGTGCTCAAGAGTCTGGCCAGCAAGCTAGATGACCTGAGCACCTGTAATGAGCTGATAGGAAAGCACGGCGCAGCCCTCCAGCGCTCTCTCAGCGAACTCGAGGAACTCCGTGGGTCCTGTGACAGCACAGACAAAGTGAAAGCAGTTAATGAGCGAGCAACTCTCTTCCGTATAACCTCCAATGCTATGATCAAT GCTTGTCGTGACTTTTTGGACGTAGCAGAATCTCAAAGCCGGAGGTGGCAGAAGGCCCTGCAGTATGAGAGAGAACAACGTCACCATTTGGAGGAGACAATCGAACAGTTAGCCAAACAGCATAACAACCTAGAGAGAGCCTGGAGGGAGAATCCCACCTCATATACAG GTGTGGAGAGGTCTCAAGAGGGGGATGCGAGTGATGAGAATGATGAGGCCGAGTTCTTTGATGCCATGGAAGAGTCACCTGCATTCATAACTGTGACTGCTACTGGCGACATAAAGCACAA GCGCTCAGGGAGTAATCAGAGTATGATGAGCGGAGTCGTGCCCAATGACTGGACTCACAACGAGAAT GACACCTCAGGCACAAACCACATGCAGCTACGAAGAACAAGGCGCAGCCGTATTCCTGACAAACCTAATTATTCCCTCAATCTGTGGAGCATCATGAAGAACTGTATAGGAAAAGACCTGTCCAAGATACCCATGCCt GTAAACTTCAATGAGCCGTTGTCGATGCTTCAGCGTCTGACTGAAGATCTGGAGTACAGTGAGCTTCTGGACCGGGCAGCTCGCTGCGACTCCTCCCTGGAGCAGATGTGCCTAGTGGCTGccttttctgtctcctcctACTCCACCACAGTCCATCGCACAGCCAAGCCCTTCAACCCTCTGCTGGGGGAGACATATGAGCTGGACCGATTGGACGAGTATGGTTATCGCTCCATCTCTGAGCAG GTCAGTCATCACCCACCAGCTGCTGCCCACCATGTGACATCACAGCGAGGATGGACTCTGTGGCAGCATATCACTATTGATAGCAAGTTTCGTGGGAAATATATCTCTGTCGTGCCATTAG GAAACATTCACCTGCAGTTCCACTCAAGTGGAAACCACTACGTGTGGAGCAAAGTGACCTCGACGGTGCACAATATTATTGTAGGGAAACTTTGGATTGATCAG TCTGGCGACATTGACATAGTAAACAACACAACCAAGGACACCTGCCATCTCAAATTCTCCCCCTACAGCTACTTCTCCAGAGAAGTCCCACGTAAA GTGACAGGAGTggtggaggacagagagggcACAGCCCATTACATCCTGTCAGGAACCTGGGATGAGAAGATGGAGAGTGCCAAAATAGTGGACAGCAGCCAAGGATGCGGAAACTCTGagggcaaacagaaaacagtttaTCAGACTCTTCAGCCAAAACTGTTGTGGAAGAAATATCCTCTTCC GGATAATGCAGAGAACATGCATTTTTTCTCCTCCCTGGCTCTGACTCTGAACGAGCAGGAAGAAGGTATTGCGCCCACTGACAGTCGTCTGCGGCCAGACCAGCGGCTCATGGAGGTGGGTCTGTGGGATGAAGCAAACGGCCAGAAGCAGCGTCTGGAGGAGCGTCAGAggctggagaggaaaaaaagagaagcgCAAGCAAATCAGGCACTGGAGGAAG GGCAAGACATCGAGGTTTACCAGCCCATGTGGTTTGAGAAGAGGACAGATGATACAACAGGAGAAAGCACTTACATCTACAGGGGCGGGTACTGGGAAGCCAAAGACAGACAAGACTGGAGCCAATGCCCCGAGATCTTCTAG
- the slc35e4 gene encoding solute carrier family 35 member E4 isoform X1: MTLRCLTASAWMTDRRTDGDLGDAARLCHCCQGTRRRTREDNDTNMINADGFSKCEATLQQRGRRRPPAEMLHLLSAVIVWLVTGTTISSLNKWIFAVYNFRYPLLLSALHMLTAIVVDYGLIKLQVIRHRGAGEQDLTPSAKCKVFLLSLTFCASIAFGNMGLNYVQLSFAQMIYTTTPLFTLAISTLILGKQHHILKYTAMMPICLGASFSIMGEVQFDQTGCFFVFAATMLRGVKTIQQSILLQEEKINSVFLLYLMSIPSFCILAVAALALENWALLESPLHYDRHLWVFILLSCLGSVMYNLASCCVITLTSAVTLHILGNLSVVGNLLLSQLLFGSELSTLSCAGAVLTLSGMLIYQNSEFIVSYLDARKAKAKGSGQAEFDTTRGEDKASASEPTYHPQRTDGKQDDKTD, from the exons ATGACACTGAGGTGCTTGACCGCCTCAGCTTGGATGACTGACCGACGGACGGACGGAGATTTGGGAGATGCTGCCAGACTGTGTCACTGCTGTCAAGGTACTCGTCGAAGAACAAG AGAGGACAATGATACGAACATGATCAACGCCGATGGCTTCTCAAAATGCGAGGCGACTCTGCAACAGAGAGGCAGGAGGAGGCCACCCGCAGAGATGCTCCAtctgctgtcagctgtcattgtTTGGCTGGTGACCGGCACCACCATCTCCAGCCTCAACAAATGGATATTTGCCGTTTACAACTTCAGGTAccctctgctgctgtcagctctGCACATGCTGACAGCCATAGTGGTGGACTATGGGCTGATCAAGCTGCAAGTGATACGCCACAGAGGGGCTGGAGAGCAGGACTTGACCCCCAGCGCAAAGTGTAAGGTGTTCCTGttgagtttgacattttgtgccAGTATCGCCTTTGGGAACATGGGTCTGAACTATGTCCAGCTGTCATTTGCACAAATGATTTATACCACTACCCCGCTCTTCACTCTGGCTATCTCCACGCTGATCCTGGGCAAGCAGCATCACATCCTCAAATATACAGCCATGATGCCCATCTGCCTGGGCGCCTCCTTCAGCATCATGGGAGAAGTCCAGTTCGATCAGACTGGCTGCTTCTTTGTGTTTGCAGCGACTATGCTGCGGGGTGTCAAGACCATTCAGCAGA GTATTTTACTCCAGGAGGAGAAAATCAACTCTGTGTTCCTGCTCTACCTGATGTCCATTCCTAGCTTCTGCATCTTAGCTGTGGCGGCTCTGGCCTTAGAGAACTGGGCTCTGCTGGAGTCGCCGCTCCATTACGACCGCCACCTGTGGGTCTTCATCTTGCTCAGCTGTCTTGGCTCAGTCATGTACAACTTGGCCAGCTGCTGCGTCATCACGCTCACCTCCGCTGTCACTCTGCATATCCTCGGCAACCTGAGCGTGGTGGGGAACCTGCTGTTGTCTCAGCTGCTTTTCGGCAGCGAGCTGTCCACCCTCAGCTGCGCCGGTGCCGTGCTGACGTTATCCGGCATGCTCATTTATCAGAACTCAGAGTTCATCGTCAGCTACCTGGACGCACGCAAGGCCAAAGCGAAAGGGTCCGGGCAGGCGGAGTTTGACACTACGCGCGGGGAGGACAAAGCTAGTGCATCTGAACCAACATATCATCCTCAGAGAACAGACGGGAAACAGGACGACAAGACAGACTGA
- the slc35e4 gene encoding solute carrier family 35 member E4 isoform X2 — protein MINADGFSKCEATLQQRGRRRPPAEMLHLLSAVIVWLVTGTTISSLNKWIFAVYNFRYPLLLSALHMLTAIVVDYGLIKLQVIRHRGAGEQDLTPSAKCKVFLLSLTFCASIAFGNMGLNYVQLSFAQMIYTTTPLFTLAISTLILGKQHHILKYTAMMPICLGASFSIMGEVQFDQTGCFFVFAATMLRGVKTIQQSILLQEEKINSVFLLYLMSIPSFCILAVAALALENWALLESPLHYDRHLWVFILLSCLGSVMYNLASCCVITLTSAVTLHILGNLSVVGNLLLSQLLFGSELSTLSCAGAVLTLSGMLIYQNSEFIVSYLDARKAKAKGSGQAEFDTTRGEDKASASEPTYHPQRTDGKQDDKTD, from the exons ATGATCAACGCCGATGGCTTCTCAAAATGCGAGGCGACTCTGCAACAGAGAGGCAGGAGGAGGCCACCCGCAGAGATGCTCCAtctgctgtcagctgtcattgtTTGGCTGGTGACCGGCACCACCATCTCCAGCCTCAACAAATGGATATTTGCCGTTTACAACTTCAGGTAccctctgctgctgtcagctctGCACATGCTGACAGCCATAGTGGTGGACTATGGGCTGATCAAGCTGCAAGTGATACGCCACAGAGGGGCTGGAGAGCAGGACTTGACCCCCAGCGCAAAGTGTAAGGTGTTCCTGttgagtttgacattttgtgccAGTATCGCCTTTGGGAACATGGGTCTGAACTATGTCCAGCTGTCATTTGCACAAATGATTTATACCACTACCCCGCTCTTCACTCTGGCTATCTCCACGCTGATCCTGGGCAAGCAGCATCACATCCTCAAATATACAGCCATGATGCCCATCTGCCTGGGCGCCTCCTTCAGCATCATGGGAGAAGTCCAGTTCGATCAGACTGGCTGCTTCTTTGTGTTTGCAGCGACTATGCTGCGGGGTGTCAAGACCATTCAGCAGA GTATTTTACTCCAGGAGGAGAAAATCAACTCTGTGTTCCTGCTCTACCTGATGTCCATTCCTAGCTTCTGCATCTTAGCTGTGGCGGCTCTGGCCTTAGAGAACTGGGCTCTGCTGGAGTCGCCGCTCCATTACGACCGCCACCTGTGGGTCTTCATCTTGCTCAGCTGTCTTGGCTCAGTCATGTACAACTTGGCCAGCTGCTGCGTCATCACGCTCACCTCCGCTGTCACTCTGCATATCCTCGGCAACCTGAGCGTGGTGGGGAACCTGCTGTTGTCTCAGCTGCTTTTCGGCAGCGAGCTGTCCACCCTCAGCTGCGCCGGTGCCGTGCTGACGTTATCCGGCATGCTCATTTATCAGAACTCAGAGTTCATCGTCAGCTACCTGGACGCACGCAAGGCCAAAGCGAAAGGGTCCGGGCAGGCGGAGTTTGACACTACGCGCGGGGAGGACAAAGCTAGTGCATCTGAACCAACATATCATCCTCAGAGAACAGACGGGAAACAGGACGACAAGACAGACTGA
- the smtna gene encoding smoothelin-like protein 1, which produces MESKPDGGPAVPNIPSGSFTSEELAAIEDEEVLNKMLDSTVDFEQRRMIRAALRDLLKKKRDKREQERGSRQQDLKQQGLSKGGTSVSIGRASMNQQPPKNKPSGLPSPSASTPFNMTVGSKAGSAGATPPTSPSSTAPNVKNVKQMLLDWCRAKTEPYEGVDIQNFSSSWRDGIAFCALVHRFFPDAFEYSILNPYAPRENFQLAFSTAERLAGCPPLLDADDLVRMKEPDWKCVYTYIQEFYRCLVEKGLVKTKKRA; this is translated from the exons ATGGAGTCAAAACCTGACGGTGGACCAGCAGTGCCCAACATTCCCTCTGGCTCGTTTACCAGTGAAGAATTGGCTGCTATTGAGGATGAAGAGGTTCTCAACAAGATG ctGGACAGTACAGTAGATTTTGAACAGAGGCGAATGATTCGTGCTGCGTTAAGGGACCTGCTCAAGAAAAAGAGAG ATAAACGGGAGCAAGAGCGAGGGTCCAGGCAGCAGGACTTGAAACAGCAGGGTCTGAGCAAAGGAGGAACAAGTGTTAGCATAGGAAGAGCGTCCATGAACCAGCAGCCACCAAAAAACA AGCCGTCAGGCCTGCCGTCTCCATCAGCCTCCACTCCCTTCAACATGACAGTGGGCAG CAAGGCTGGCTCAGCTGGAGCCACACCCCCGACATCTCCTTCCTCTACAGCACccaatgttaaaaatgtcaaacaaatgcTTCTGGACTGGTGCAGGGCCAAAACAGAGCCATATGAG GGCGTAGACATCCAGAACTTCTCCTCCAGTTGGAGAGATGGCATAGCCTTCTGCGCCTTGGTGCACCGTTTCTTCCCTGATGCGTTCGAGTACTCCATCCTCAATCCTTATGCGCCCAGGGAAAACTTCCAGCTGGCTTTCAGCACTGCAGA GAGGCTGGCAGGCTGCCCCCCTCTGCTGGATGCAGACGATTTAGTCCGGATGAAAGAGCCTGACTGGAAGTGTGTGTACACTTACATCCAGGAGTTCTACCGCTGCCTGGTGGAAAAGGGCTTGGTCAAAACCAAGAAGCGAGCATAG